AATGTTCCTAGGATCTCTTAAGGGTTAACATCTCTGTTAAAAGTCAAACATACCTGTTGCGCTGGTTTAATCCTGCAGTAAAGCAATTCAGCTACATGACTGCATAGACTATGAGCTTCTAGGTTGTTCAGCTTCTTGATGAtatggaaaattattttttccatGTACAGTGGTATGCTTTGAGGAACAAGTGCTGCAGAAACATCGTAGCCTTGAAGAGAAAGCTCAACCAGCTTTACCAAGTGACTGACGTGGTCAGAGTCAGGGGATCCAACCCCAAGTTGATGGTTACAGGCTCTGATGACCCTGTCACACAGTGTGCGACCCTGAATGCCTGGACCACTCTTCACATAGTTCTAAAAAATGTAACGTTAAACCAAACAGGTtaagattttcttttaatagtGGCGGTATTCATATTTTGTGTATAGTTACGTTACATATCGTGACCTCAATGTATTTCCTATAAATAAGATAACAAATGGAACCGGGCTCATTTGGGGACCAATAATAATACTCGGGTTACACCAGCGCTTTATCGAAATAAAGTAATGTGATTAACGTCAAACCTCTAGTTCTTGAAGTAAAAGCTCCGTCTCTTTCACAGAAGCAGTACGCTTGATGTACTCCTCCGCTTTCAAACACTTCATATCGGAAACTGCAAAGAACAGGTTAGTCAGAGGTTaacttttaacatgtttaacttTGATCAAGCGAGTTAGCTTAGACGTTAGTGGCACGTTCACCGACGCTATTCAACGTTAACGTACAGTTACAGAAGTTAACGATCACTTACttgaaatgaaatgtctttGTACCCAATCCTCACTTTACAGCAGATTGAAGGTAAATTTACTACCCATAACAATGTACTTTTAAACAGCTATGCAGTTGCTTCTAAACTCGTGTAGCTTTAGTTATTAATTTCCGCAACAATCATGGAAAAAAGCTACACCAGCCACCGCGCACTGTTTTTGAAAGACGTATTCTAACCAATCCCACACAGCATCCGGTTTTACACGGAAATGGGGCTTATGGGTAATGTAGTATTTAGTACAATGCCCAAATGTTTAGTACAGCTGGGGGACACACAAGGCCTACATGTTTTTCGGtatatttgaaatttgtgttttggcctTATTATCTTGATGGCAAATAGTATAGGCTACTAGTATGAAGGAAAGTTGGCTGCTCACATTTAGCTTTCACTATGCACTTCTTGTCATGGCCTACATTATCATCTTAATTAAAGAGAACAatgtttattgtcattgagtCCATATAAATATtgaacatacatacatacatacatacaatgaAATTCTATCTCTGCACATTGCCCATCCCACTGGGATTCTGCACTGTGACTTCTGCATCTCATCTTGCTGCTCTAGCCcttgagctaccaggccaccCTTTTCATTTCATATCGATAAGTAGCATTGTCAGTGgatgaaaaaagcaaaatgtatacacaaacactattttatgtatttgtttattgtaaagATCTACTGTGGCTTGTTTCTTCTTGGAAACTGTAAAAAGTATTCACTTTAGGTAGGCCATTTTAGATCACCAGTGGTAAAGAATTCTAAATACAAATACTTGTCTGACCCTGAGCATTTATTGTGagtcttgttgttttttatggTAATAtaattattgtctttatttatattatacttTTTAGACACTGAGTTGCTTCAAAAGGAACATGTCATTTTTTCATGGCAAGAATGGTCACATGGGAAGACTATTGAGGAACTAAGCCTCTCTTCTTGATGACATGTTCTATCACAGTCTTTTCAGAGGTGTCCAAGTTGATCTTGTACTTGGCCAAGACTTTCAGAATGGGCCTCAATCTCATCCACCACTGATACTTTGGAATACGATGTCTGTAGAAAAAAGCATGTCAGTGCAACaaggaacaacaaaaaaatttcaaataacAAAGAACCACACATTTTCCAACCACACTATCATTAGCATTTCAGTAGATTCCTCTACATGTAAAATCCAGGTATACTTTACTGATGTTACAGAAGAGAATACATGACAACTAAATAAACtacaacaaaagaaattatGTCTTACTCAAAGTCAGTTTGGTCTTTAAGTTCTGCCAGAGGCTGAAAGACCAAAGACCTCTTCCTCATGCCCAGCACACAGGCTGAATCTGGAGAGTTGGCAAAGATGCGACCTAAAGGTATGAGATTAAAAATAGAATATGCATCAGTTCAGCAACACAGGATGTCAGGATGGATGTCTTTTTAGCAAGGTTATGCTTTTACCATGTCTGTAGCATTCTTTGAGCTTGTTAGTCAACCAAAGGACAGCTTTGCCCCCCATCTTAGTGGCAAAATTTCTGTCAAAAGGACTGGGGGTTCCACCCTATTTACAAAAAGATAGATTCTATGCATTTATGAAATTGAACCAGGTAGCAAATACAGTATGAGTATGTGTGCAATAAACAGATGATCTACATCTAGTGCCACACCTGCTGCATATGTCCAAGTACATTTTTCCTGCAGTCAAACACACCCTTGCCCTCCTCTGAGTACAGGTTAAAGATGAAGTCTGTGGTGTAGTTTGCATTGCATTTCTCATTTCTGAAAAAAGTAAGCAGAATGTTGGCTGGCATTAATCACATTATCCACTGACATgccacaacaataataccacATGGTGGGTTTAGTGTAAAGAAATGAGatggtttttataaaaatattatgaactcaTAAATGCTAACATATCATTACTTAGTCTTAAgcattgagtttgtgtacttccaccaagtctgcacacagtgtatcacagttTGCTTAGTATATgcctgtgtagctgcagactccTCTGCATGGCATTGCTTACACTTGttctccatgacattattaagataATCaatattattgttgtggctgattggtatAAGCTTCATATATTAACTTTACCTCAGGTAAGCATTTTGCTACAAGCCATGAGCTGCAGGGTGTGAAATtgatattttctataaaaaaaaaacattgaaaatccTCACACACCTGAGAATGAGTCCTCTCTTTACTGTACTCTTCATCTTCTCCACCAGATGCTCGACATTCATCTacaaggaaaaataaatcaatcagacCGCTAAGATCATAAACTATTCATCAGTTCTTCTCTGACAGTATATGTGAGGTTTTCTGTGAATTGCACATGCAAAAGGCAGACCTCGAGGTCGTGAATGTTGAAAGGCTCCTCATAAATGTAGGCAGCATCAGCTCCAGAGGCCAATCCAGCCATAGTTGCCAGGTAGCCACAATGTCCTCCCATAGTCTCAACAATAAACACTCTCCTCTTTGTGCCAGCAGCAGATTGTTTGATCCTGTCACATGTCTGGCAATGAGAAGGAAatggtaaaaacataaaaagagaacAAGAATATAGATAGGACATTTGTGGGCGATCCAGGGATACTTAGGGTTTGATTGTGTCTACTCTACTGTAGGAATTTTACCATGGTTATGGTGTTTAAGGCAGTGTCAGTGCCAATACTGAAGTCAGATCCAGGGACATTGTTGGACACAGTAGCAGGAACCACAACAAGGGGAATACACAGTTCCTCATACTTCTCTCTTGCCTGCACCATCTCCATGCCACCAATAAAAGCCTAGCGAGGATGGGAAGGAAGAGATGGCAATTAGTAGCTTTTACTGTCACTTACATATTCATTTTAGAGTGTGTAGGTGAGGTCGTTATGCAGCAAACCGACCGACCTCAAAGCCTCCAATAATGACTACAGCATGAATGTTGAACTTAGTGATGCTCAGACTGATATCCTCCATGAACTCATGCGGCAGGGATctgcataaacataaaaatacataattatatCACACTTTCTAGTTGTTGAGTTAAATCAACAGCGCTAATGTAAAACTAtgaagaaagtgttttttttttgtgtgtgtttttaatcaccTTTTTGTTCCTAGCATAGAGCCCCCCTTTCCAGTCCATCCGGCTACTCCAGACCAACCAATAGGCTCAATCTATGCAAGAACAGAGTTAGTGCTCTCTCATGCTTTTCTTTATAACGAGACTTTATTGTAAAACTCAACTCAAGCCTTGTTTTTTCATGTGTGCGTAACTAAAATTTACCATTCCTTGAGCCAAGCCATCAAAGCCGTCGTGCACTGCCAGCATCTGGTGGCCCTGTAGGAGCCCAATCCTGACAGCTGAACGAACTGCAGCATTCATCCCAGCACACGGAGCACCCACATTCAGTATGGCAATGTTTATGTTACTCTGGGAGCAACAATATTGCAGAGAAATTTGttagagaaaatgtatttcacagtGCAATTTATATGACTGAGAAACAGATGATATGAGTTGGTCAACAAGTCTCAAAGCTTCTACAACTGTAGTCCCTCACCTTTGTTTCAGGGGGGCGCACATGAGCCAGCATTTTGTAAGTGTTCCAGTTGTTCTCAAAGCTCCTGTTGGCAAAAACAGAAAggtgtatatatttaaaaatcaatacaaCCTGAGAATTTAAAATGGATAGCACAAAAGTGCATGCCTCACTTTCCCCTGAGCTTCACCGCTTCTTCAAACCTTCCCTCAGCCATAGCTATGGTGACATCTTTAGTCTGATGTTAAAGAAATCAAAAGACAGCAAATTGTACCAGATACTGAACATACATTGTAGCTGATTATTGTTCAATCCATCTCTTTTGCTTAAAATAAAGGGTTACAATTTGTTTcaaatacagtatgaaaaatATTCTACTTACTACTTGGACACACTCCATGAGAGGCAGCCTAACAGCCATGTTTCCAGACAAACTGACCACACATGCAGGAGTATCTGGTGTAGCCTCCAGCAGAGCCATCACAGCCTCTACACCCATCCTACTCGCCTGAATAATAACAAGACATAAAAAAGctgatacatttgttttaatttacattaaatgagATATTAAGAGAGATCAACTCATCTGTGATTTCTTACAAAGTTTATATAAAAGGAAAATTTGTTATTACCAGGATCCTGTCAAAGGCGGAGGGTGTTCCACCTCTCTGCACATGACCCAAGATGGTGGTACGAGTGTCAAAGCCTAGTTTCTTAGATACAAACTGGAAATAGGAAGAGTTTATGAGCAGGCTATCAAACAAGGTTTTTTCTTTATGCTTTGTTAGAGTACTGTCTGACCTGTTTGATGTGCTCGCAGGTGATTGGTTTACCATTGCGATCCATCGCTCCCTCTGCAACAATGATAATATTCAAACGGGAGCCCCGGCCTCTTTGCTgagaaggacagaaaaaagCTATAAGATTAAACTTttcatttctacatttaaaagAGTCAAAGGCATAGAACGTGATGCAAAATAAGACATTTACCTCTCTCAGTCTCCTGCTCAGATGTTCCTCCCATCCATCATCTGGGGGCATCTCTGGGATGAACACCCAGTCAGCGCCACAGGCAAGAGCCGTCACTAAAGCCAAGTAACTGTAGGTAAAGTTTCATAGAGTTCAAGTCAAAATTCAGATATTCAAGTATTAACgtctttttttataaaattatttctcaGCAGGATGGACAAGCATCTGAAATGGTATTTAGACAACAAGACAATTTCTACAATAAAGACATTGCAACTGTGGCCTTTCCGTGTGGATTTTGCATGTTCTACATGCTACAATCCAGAGACATGcaagttaggttaattggtgtctCTAAATTtcctgtaagtgtgaatgttagtgtgaatggttgtctgtctgtgtctctctgtgttggccctgcgAAAGACTAGCGACTAGTCCAGGCTATATCTCACAACTAAAcaactgggataggctccaaaaAGTGTCAGTAATATTGACTCTATTTAATTTTTAGAAATTAAGTGCTAGTGTAtgacaaatgtgtatttacaaATTTACGCTAGCTGGTCTATCCGGTAACAATATTTAACAACCACAAAGCTTTAGGGAGTGGAGACACCACTTATttaatcactttattttttgtgacaaaaaaaacaatacacacacaggcagtaCTCACCCACAGTGCCTGCCCATTACCTCCAGGATGAAGGTCCTCTGATGACTGCAGAGCAACAAATTTTATGccagttttaaaatgacaagatAGGGCTGTCACATAAATGCAGAAGTGCTTACAGTAAATGCATACCTCTGTGCTGTGGTAGTGATGGCGTCCACTATTTCTATGATACGATGCAGGGCAGAGTCTGTGCCAATGGTCATGTCTGTGCCACAGAAGTCGTTGTCAATGGAGCCCACCATGCCAACGATGTTGAGATGAGAGGAACACTTGACCTCATTGGGTGTAATTTTTCCTGAAATCAGGTAAATGACAGCTGTCTCAGATAAACAATTTTACCTGTTCTCACACCAACTTAACAGTAAATGAATAGCACCAGTGTTAAATACAGTGTAAATTCCGATTATTTGACCTGCAAACTGATTGCCTTGAACATGACATTTCTCACAACTTAGAATGTTTGAGTTGCTTTAACACTTTAACAGAAGTTTTATTTACTTGCTAAAACCATGCAAACCCgttgccttaaaaaaaatcaattgatgGTTAGTTGTGTACCTTAAGTATTTCAAAGTTGTGTTGCACATGACTTTCTACTTTGGTCACATCGTGTTCAGTCATGATTTTTTAACCACACTCCTTCCCCCCAAAATAATGAACGTGCATTACTAATGTAACAATACTACACTATAGCACAATATTATGCTATTAAATACTATACTACTAAAGTAGATAGATAGAATGGCAAGGGGGTTGGGGGTCTAAGAAAGCTTCTTTTGTCAATAAGCTGTAATTATCTAGTGATAAGATCAGTCCCACCATAGTATAAAATGTACACactgggaaaaacatttttctttgtagcATTGCACTTTCAAAAACGTATCCTCCCTCCGTCCTTAGCAAATGTCAGCAGGAGATTTTCCAAGAGCAGAAAAAGGTCAGTGGTCAGTTGCACTGGGTTTATGAATTGCACCAAGATGCTCTGACTCCCTTAATACTTAAAGTCATGACCCTGTTAATAGCTGGCTAAAAGACAAAGCACCTTTTTTGA
This genomic interval from Channa argus isolate prfri chromosome 5, Channa argus male v1.0, whole genome shotgun sequence contains the following:
- the pfkmb gene encoding phosphofructokinase, muscle b isoform X1, whose protein sequence is MRMWYLALLLPQWFVPVPLLICLLVCLLFWLRKTRQGLDDPPASEIKTFTTSNPAGDAVSFSSTTMAQTAPIDPTRLGEGRAIAVLTSGGDAQGMNAAVRATVRVGIYTGAKVYFVHEGYQGLVDGGDNIRLATWESVSMMLQLGGTVIGSARCQDFRTKEGRTKAAYNLVKLGITNLCVIGGDGSLTGANQFRTEWSELLADLLKAGKITPNEVKCSSHLNIVGMVGSIDNDFCGTDMTIGTDSALHRIIEIVDAITTTAQSHQRTFILEVMGRHCGYLALVTALACGADWVFIPEMPPDDGWEEHLSRRLREVNVLFCITFYAFDSFKCRNEKFNLIAFFCPSQQRGRGSRLNIIIVAEGAMDRNGKPITCEHIKQFVSKKLGFDTRTTILGHVQRGGTPSAFDRILASRMGVEAVMALLEATPDTPACVVSLSGNMAVRLPLMECVQVTKDVTIAMAEGRFEEAVKLRGKSFENNWNTYKMLAHVRPPETKSNINIAILNVGAPCAGMNAAVRSAVRIGLLQGHQMLAVHDGFDGLAQGMIEPIGWSGVAGWTGKGGSMLGTKRSLPHEFMEDISLSITKFNIHAVVIIGGFEAFIGGMEMVQAREKYEELCIPLVVVPATVSNNVPGSDFSIGTDTALNTITMTCDRIKQSAAGTKRRVFIVETMGGHCGYLATMAGLASGADAAYIYEEPFNIHDLEMNVEHLVEKMKSTVKRGLILRNEKCNANYTTDFIFNLYSEEGKGVFDCRKNVLGHMQQGGTPSPFDRNFATKMGGKAVLWLTNKLKECYRHGRIFANSPDSACVLGMRKRSLVFQPLAELKDQTDFEHRIPKYQWWMRLRPILKVLAKYKINLDTSEKTVIEHVIKKRGLVPQ
- the pfkmb gene encoding phosphofructokinase, muscle b isoform X2, with the translated sequence MRMWYLALLLPQWFVPVPLLICLLVCLLFWLRKTRQGLDDPPASEIKTFTTSNPAGDAVSFSSTTMAQTAPIDPTRLGEGRAIAVLTSGGDAQGMNAAVRATVRVGIYTGAKVYFVHEGYQGLVDGGDNIRLATWESVSMMLQLGGTVIGSARCQDFRTKEGRTKAAYNLVKLGITNLCVIGGDGSLTGANQFRTEWSELLADLLKAGKITPNEVKCSSHLNIVGMVGSIDNDFCGTDMTIGTDSALHRIIEIVDAITTTAQSHQRTFILEVMGRHCGYLALVTALACGADWVFIPEMPPDDGWEEHLSRRLREQRGRGSRLNIIIVAEGAMDRNGKPITCEHIKQFVSKKLGFDTRTTILGHVQRGGTPSAFDRILASRMGVEAVMALLEATPDTPACVVSLSGNMAVRLPLMECVQVTKDVTIAMAEGRFEEAVKLRGKSFENNWNTYKMLAHVRPPETKSNINIAILNVGAPCAGMNAAVRSAVRIGLLQGHQMLAVHDGFDGLAQGMIEPIGWSGVAGWTGKGGSMLGTKRSLPHEFMEDISLSITKFNIHAVVIIGGFEAFIGGMEMVQAREKYEELCIPLVVVPATVSNNVPGSDFSIGTDTALNTITMTCDRIKQSAAGTKRRVFIVETMGGHCGYLATMAGLASGADAAYIYEEPFNIHDLEMNVEHLVEKMKSTVKRGLILRNEKCNANYTTDFIFNLYSEEGKGVFDCRKNVLGHMQQGGTPSPFDRNFATKMGGKAVLWLTNKLKECYRHGRIFANSPDSACVLGMRKRSLVFQPLAELKDQTDFEHRIPKYQWWMRLRPILKVLAKYKINLDTSEKTVIEHVIKKRGLVPQ